The Cylindrospermopsis curvispora GIHE-G1 genome contains a region encoding:
- a CDS encoding DUF3727 domain-containing protein, giving the protein MYSSDFSEENDRADVDLITLTDEKGRSLECYIENSFEIEGQEYILLLPVDSPIQIFAWEGHGDEEEATLVEDDQTIDRIFSTAQAVLSEQNLTLKNTAYALTVTGELPPVEESEILTLEVEGEEEQETEPEQLQLLTNFYYEDQEYEIYTPIDPLLFFARKTQSGKPQLLSPEEFNQVQPLLEEYLFDTVE; this is encoded by the coding sequence ATGTATTCCTCTGACTTTTCCGAAGAAAATGACCGTGCTGATGTTGATTTGATTACTTTAACAGATGAAAAAGGGCGATCGCTCGAGTGTTATATAGAGAATTCCTTTGAGATAGAAGGTCAAGAGTATATTTTGCTTTTACCGGTGGACTCCCCCATACAAATTTTTGCCTGGGAGGGTCATGGAGACGAAGAAGAAGCAACTTTAGTAGAAGATGATCAAACAATTGATCGGATTTTCAGCACTGCCCAGGCTGTACTATCTGAGCAGAATTTAACTTTAAAAAACACTGCCTACGCTTTGACCGTAACTGGTGAGCTACCACCAGTGGAAGAATCTGAGATCTTGACCCTAGAAGTTGAGGGTGAGGAAGAACAAGAGACAGAACCAGAGCAATTACAACTGCTGACCAATTTCTATTACGAAGACCAAGAGTACGAAATCTACACACCTATTGATCCACTCCTATTTTTTGCCAGAAAAACTCAGAGTGGTAAACCCCAGCTGCTTTCTCCAGAGGAGTTCAATCAGGTTCAGCCCCTTTTAGAAGAATACTTGTTTGATACAGTCGAATAG
- the ruvX gene encoding Holliday junction resolvase RuvX, with protein sequence MVESQSRSFVSALGLDVGSKRIGVAGCDGTGLIATGITTIQRKSFVEDLQEIRGLVEKRRVQILVVGIPYSGDGSMGEQARRIQKFANRLAKALGLPLEHVDERLTSFQAEQMLLAENRSPSYNKGLVDRKAASIILQQWLDDRRLRTPQNLPNQSEL encoded by the coding sequence GTGGTTGAATCCCAGTCAAGATCTTTTGTATCCGCTCTGGGTTTAGATGTGGGTAGCAAGCGTATCGGTGTTGCTGGTTGCGATGGTACCGGACTAATTGCCACGGGTATAACTACAATACAACGCAAGTCCTTTGTAGAAGATCTACAGGAAATACGGGGACTGGTAGAAAAGCGACGAGTGCAAATTTTAGTTGTTGGTATACCCTACTCCGGGGATGGTTCTATGGGAGAGCAAGCCCGTCGAATACAGAAGTTTGCTAATAGACTAGCTAAAGCTCTAGGGTTACCCCTGGAGCATGTGGATGAGCGATTAACCTCTTTTCAAGCTGAGCAAATGCTCCTAGCGGAAAATCGCTCACCATCCTATAATAAAGGTTTAGTGGACCGCAAAGCAGCATCCATAATTTTACAGCAGTGGTTAGACGATAGAAGGTTAAGAACTCCGCAAAATCTACCAAACCAAAGTGAACTATAA
- a CDS encoding GNAT family N-acetyltransferase, which translates to MNSLLPPNLELIIRPLQYRDLDALERLKQDCPIEVPPKYGLFAMQWLGRWFGVLKFLTCFPNPWQHRFRQFVAERGRKLLGTIQVSPFNRTRSTWRVDQVMLDPCADKLGIGSQLLRHCFESILEARTWILEVNINDVNALALYRQNGFQRLAETTYWEIKPDLLQELAQAEPDLPNLLPVSNADAPLLYQLDTASMPPLVRQVFDRHTHDFKTSLFDIIGNAIKQWVEETEVVSAYVFEPQRKAAIGYFELQLDRQGTSPHVATLTVHPAYTWLYPELLSQLARITQDFPQQNLKLASSDYQPEREQYLENIGAQRIEHTLIMSRSVWHKIRESKLVSLEGIQWTEVLQGLQPARKPIPGGMSWIPKSTPVPEVTMGKSEMVALTIEPSEPPQENN; encoded by the coding sequence ATGAACTCACTACTTCCTCCAAATCTGGAACTGATAATTCGTCCCTTACAATATAGGGATCTGGACGCTCTTGAACGTCTGAAACAAGATTGTCCTATAGAGGTCCCTCCTAAGTATGGTCTTTTTGCCATGCAGTGGCTAGGTCGCTGGTTTGGAGTGCTGAAATTTTTAACCTGCTTCCCCAACCCGTGGCAACATCGTTTCCGTCAATTTGTAGCGGAGCGGGGTCGTAAGTTGCTAGGCACAATTCAGGTTTCCCCTTTCAATCGCACCCGCAGCACTTGGCGTGTTGACCAGGTCATGTTAGATCCCTGCGCTGATAAATTGGGCATAGGTTCCCAACTACTACGGCACTGCTTTGAATCAATTTTAGAAGCTCGCACGTGGATATTAGAAGTCAACATTAACGATGTGAATGCTTTGGCACTCTATCGTCAAAATGGATTTCAGCGTTTAGCGGAAACCACCTATTGGGAAATTAAACCAGATCTATTACAAGAATTAGCACAGGCTGAGCCGGATTTACCTAATCTCCTACCGGTTAGTAATGCGGATGCGCCCCTATTGTACCAGTTAGATACGGCATCCATGCCGCCTTTGGTAAGACAGGTATTTGATCGCCACACGCATGATTTTAAAACTAGTTTATTCGATATAATTGGTAATGCTATTAAACAATGGGTAGAGGAGACAGAGGTAGTGAGTGCCTATGTATTTGAACCTCAGCGTAAGGCGGCAATCGGTTACTTTGAATTGCAATTAGACAGACAAGGAACTAGTCCTCATGTAGCTACCTTAACAGTTCATCCAGCTTACACCTGGTTATATCCAGAATTGTTATCTCAATTGGCTCGTATTACTCAAGATTTTCCCCAACAGAATCTAAAATTAGCGTCATCCGATTATCAACCCGAAAGGGAACAATACCTGGAGAATATTGGTGCCCAGCGGATTGAACACACCCTAATTATGTCTCGCTCCGTGTGGCATAAAATCCGGGAGTCCAAATTGGTCTCCTTAGAAGGTATTCAGTGGACGGAGGTGCTTCAGGGACTACAACCCGCACGTAAACCCATTCCCGGTGGTATGTCCTGGATTCCTAAATCGACACCTGTTCCTGAAGTAACCATGGGTAAATCAGAAATGGTCGCTCTTACAATTGAGCCATCAGAACCACCACAGGAGAATAATTAG
- a CDS encoding 4-hydroxybenzoate solanesyltransferase: MQTTPESNQKPLWFVIMRLLRWHKPEGRLILMIPALWALFLAADGKPPTILVVVIILGSLATSAAGCVINDLWDRDIDTQVNRTRDRPLASRALSVKVGVVVGIVALVCAAILALYLNPLSFWLSVSAVPVILLYPGAKRVFPIPQLILSLAWGFAVLISWSAVTGNISLPTWFLWGATVLWTLGFDTIYAMSDRLDDQRIGVKSSALFFGDQTPNAVGIFFLGTIILLMAEAISLKLNIFFWISLFIASVGWFWQVLRLRDPNLPHREYGKMFSQNVSIGFLVLLGMILGST, encoded by the coding sequence ATGCAAACCACACCAGAAAGCAATCAAAAACCATTATGGTTTGTCATTATGCGACTATTACGGTGGCATAAACCAGAGGGTAGGCTAATTTTGATGATTCCCGCTTTATGGGCCCTGTTTTTGGCAGCTGATGGCAAACCACCCACAATCCTAGTAGTAGTAATTATATTAGGTAGTTTGGCTACCAGTGCTGCTGGTTGTGTAATCAATGATTTATGGGATCGAGACATTGATACCCAGGTTAACAGAACACGGGATCGTCCTTTGGCTTCCCGGGCTCTTTCGGTGAAAGTTGGTGTAGTGGTGGGAATTGTTGCCCTAGTTTGTGCAGCTATTCTCGCCCTCTATCTTAATCCCTTGAGCTTCTGGTTATCCGTGAGTGCTGTACCAGTAATATTACTATATCCCGGCGCTAAACGAGTATTTCCCATACCCCAACTAATTCTTTCTCTGGCCTGGGGTTTCGCCGTTTTGATTAGTTGGAGTGCAGTCACAGGCAATATTTCTCTACCTACCTGGTTTTTGTGGGGGGCCACGGTTCTTTGGACTTTGGGATTTGATACCATCTATGCCATGAGCGATCGCCTGGATGATCAGCGCATTGGCGTTAAATCTAGCGCCCTATTTTTTGGTGATCAGACTCCTAACGCTGTGGGTATTTTTTTCCTTGGTACTATTATACTGTTAATGGCGGAGGCTATTTCTTTAAAATTAAATATATTTTTTTGGATCAGCTTATTCATTGCTAGTGTTGGTTGGTTTTGGCAGGTGCTACGATTAAGGGATCCCAACCTACCCCACCGGGAATATGGAAAAATGTTTAGTCAAAATGTGAGCATAGGTTTCTTGGTCCTACTAGGGATGATTCTGGGATCCACCTAG